The segment GAGAACTTTAATAATTATAAAACCACATGAATTTGACAAATGTCCTTTTAACTGTCAGCTCATAGTGAAGTACACTGAGCCACCCTGAGCTATAATATCAAAATAGAAGCTGCTACCTTTGTCAAGAGTGGCTGGATCTGAGTGCGTACTACTTTCAGTTATTCAAATTTTGCTGAATTTGTTACAAAAAGTCCTGTCTATGTGCAGAGTGTCTTCCAGAGGAACGGTTCTGTGGGGATGTTCTACATCACAAACATCAGCCACTCCACAACAGAGAAAGTGTTATTGATGTTTTTCTAAAGCCATTCCTCCAACCACATGTATTATTAGAGTGGACGGTCAAAATTGCACCAATATACAAGGTATTTCCTCATGAGATACTCAATTTTGGTTTTCATATGTGTCTACATCCAGTTAGAAATAATCTATTTAagtggttttctcttttttggtaGCTCGCATTCTGCCAACAGTGAAGCTTCGAAACTGCTCCTGTGGGGGCGTAAACTTCACAGTGTCAGCAGGAAAAATAGTGATTTTAATCAACATTAATAGTAAACAGCAACCTGCTATTTAGGTTAGGGTGATGGATTTGAACATAGTGTGATGAAGCATGTTTTCTGCCCTTGCTGTACAATCAGAACATGGTATTGCATTAACAGAAGTCATCTGTGAAGGCAGTGATGTATTAgtcatgttgtttatttttctttttggtccAAGGATGTTATAATGTGCACCAGGCGACATACAGATGTCAAACATGCCAGCAGCAGTGCAGCCCTGATTTAAAGGACCCGATTAGGAGTGGATATTGGCCAGCATCTGTCAACATGTCTGCTCTTTACACTTAGACCCTTGAGCTCCTTCCAGGAACTAAAAGTATTTTCTCCATGATTCTCCAGGGAAGCTTTTGCAAAACTGTTGGAGCGTGCAATGAGCGAAAGGTGCTCATTGTTGAtgttatttgttttgtgtttttatgcatatatttataaaaacctTCCATGGTTAGACTTTATTGTTTCTCTGATGTTGCTCTGATGACTGTGACTTTTTTGATGGCGTTTTTGTTGCTGAAGACAGCCAAGTGTCTGCATTTGTtggctctttttctttttggttaaTTTGACATAATAGTTTTTACTATAGTAACCAAATGTCTGTCTTCTGCAAAATGACTACTGTTAAATTAAACTAAATGGAAAATCTTGTCATTGACTTTATAATTCCTtgctattttattatatttgttacATGTCATAGACACTGGGAAGAGGCACATGTGGGGATTCCCAGTGGACAGCAGCACGAGAGGCTTCAAGGAAGTGGAGGTCGCTGTGTGTCCACATGGATTAATGTGTCTTTTGTGTCACTTTCACTTCAGGGACAGCAAACAGGTCGCCGTGGTGTATTTTAGGAACGGTTACATGCCTGACAACTACACTTCTGAACAGGTCCAACTTTTGATTTGCACTCAGAATGATTACATCAAAGAGTTTAGTTAAAAACACTAAAGTGAAACCTGCAGACTTGCGTAAACTGATTCGTATTCATGAGAAACTGGAACGTCATTATCATTGAGTTTATTTCTTTCCCTGCTTAGCAATACCAAGTCTAGCCCTGATTGGCTGATATAAGTGACAACAGACCTCTGTCGCTGTGTCAGTTTGAATGGGTGATTAGAGATCAACACATGTTTGTTGCTGCTCCATGTTCTCTGCAACATTGTGTGTAGTTACTGCAGCTGTGTGTGCATTCTGCtggcaggaacaggaaacaagtGAAAGAAAACTGCCGAGCACCCTGGAAGGAAAAGTTAATCGGACATAACAAGTTAAAACAGTTTGCAAGTTTCAAGCCAAACTGCTGAATCTACCGTCCAAGTTCTCCTTGATAGCGTGACTCTGTGTTGTTCTCCTTCAttcttctgtctctgtctgtcaaATCTCAGCGTAATATAAACCAACTATTGTCACGCTCTGCTGGTCGGTGTGCTGGCAAGCAGAGAATTCATTGTCTGTTTTCAATTGCAGAGCTGGGATGCTCGTCTTCTGATGGAGCGCTGTCGAGCTGTGAAGAGTCCAGATATCAGCGCTCACCTGGCTGGTACCAAGAAGGTTCAGCAAGTGCTCGCCAGACCTGGAGTCCTGGAGAGGTTCTTCCCGGACCAGCCTCAAGCTGTGCAGCAGATCCGAGCGACATTCGCTGACCTCTACTGATGATAATACTTTGAAAATGGCAGTTTAATTTATTGGGCAATTATAAAATCGTATTTCTTAGGCTGGCTTTTAAGGAAGGAGAAAAGGTATGTATCAGTTGGCTGGGAAGAAAGATGGAGGTGGAAAGGATGTGCAAGCTATGGGACAAAGTTGCTGAGACCAGGTTAAACAGAGGTGACGATCAGTGAGCAGGAGTGTGGCTTCGTGCTGAAAAGAGCACAACAGATTCTCTGGAGAGAAGGTGAAGGAAAGTCAGCTGAAGCAAGACAGTTTGTGGAGTTTGTGTTGGACTGTATGTTATGCTGGGAGCCTGGGGATTAGTGGACTTTGATTCCAAGTTAATATTAGCTAGTGTTTCTCACTGGTTTTGGGCGGTGGAGTAAAAGGGATTGGTTGGTGGCTGTTTctaatgttagccttttctttgttttcttacagGCAGACATGGTGATAAATGAGTGTGTGGGCCATCTGCTGAGGACCAAGAGCTCAGGACACTCAGACGGGGGCGTCGCAGCAGGAGTCACCGTGCTCGACAATCCgctgctgttctgagatgtcccactcctgcctgcacatagaaaccacagtgaagtcaaagttccacctgcacctccacctgttcttgtaacagcatgaacactgacagaggtgagacagcagaaaagtctttgtttattttgtaataAGTTAAGGAATTAAGTTAAGAAGAGtgattaaataaattgtttcttgcatttttgatttaatggttgtgtttaggattatttcagaaacatgtttagaggATCTTTGTAAGCCTGTATTTACTTTAAAAGAAGGGAAGCACTTCTTCATCCTACAGAAAAGGTGACACATTACAGATGAGTTCATAAAAAGTGTCTCTGTCACTCTTTCAAGGCtctctcactttttcttttttactggaACAGCATGGTAAAGTAGGTCtaggctgccatcttgtggcagtGTGTTGTTACTACAACATATGAAATTGTGTTTCTATTGGAAATATAATTCAGCGCCACCGAGCCGCTCTCTCAGTTACAAACTGAACCTGGTTTTTTTAGACAGATAAATCACTAAGCACAGTGAAGCTTTTGGTTTTGTAAAAGTGTTTCTTATTCAAAATGCATGTTGAGTTTTATAAGGTTGAAGAGCAGTTAGCAGTGCATTCATGGACATCTTTAAACTATTAATTGAAGAATCTTTGGTCATGATGGCATGAACTAGAAACGTGAGCTCCAGGTGAGACTGCACAGAAGAACAAGTGTCCTTAAACTGCATCAACTGATGACTTCTTAcaattttattctactgtgtgtttttatcatTGAACGTTTATGTCTTTGTGTACACGTACTAACACAAGCTACTGTAACTTAGAGAAGCTCAGCAATATATTATTAAGTACACAAACAGTTCCAGGTGCTGGACTGTTTGAAGACCCCACTTTGGATCATGTGAAGgacatttagttttttgttaCAGGCATTGAAGGGTTAATGCTGTTAAATGCATAGTACAGTGATAGATAACTTGGTAGAGCTGGTCCAGCTTGTGAACCAAAGAATAATATCTAGTATGTtgtgaatgaaaaaaataaatgttatgacTGTTCATTTACCGAACCCTAACCTGTGAGATCAGGCTCACATCTCTGATCATAGAAATGGGGGACTTTTCAGGAAATGtacttcaaaaataaaaacaagagtaAGATGGGAAAGTCAGAAGGAAATAAGAACTTTCTCAATTGTGAGAAATTCTGTGAGAATTTTAGCTGGATTGTCTGTGGTATAACTGGCCTGTAACAAGAGGAGTCACCCACTGCTGCCCATTACAAAGGAAGAGGTTTTAGGACTTCCAACCGTCTTCACTGTTCCCATCAGGAGCATCCATTTCTTTGTTACACCCTATGctttgagaaatacactgagatTGTCACTATTAatagtgataataatgaaatacACTATTATCACAACTGGCTCACTGTGGTATTATCACACCACAGTGAGCCAGTTGCATGAACACCAGCCTAATCAGACTTCTGCAGAGCCTCAAAGTTCTTTTGGAGTCTGCTTCTTGTGTCCAACAGGAAgaattctgtccataaacaaggattttaaaatgtaccattttttttttcttttacttttgtaAAGTAACCTAAAATTATTATTGCCTCAAAGGGATTTATACTCTGACctatgggttttttgttttttaaatgttgttctaAGCGGCCAGCGAATTGTTAATTTATCGTTTCTGGTTTTACTATAAACAGACTGGGGAcgcttgtgttttctttcttcctcaaaTGATCAGATAAGACTTGAGTAAAAGAAATAATACAAAGGCATTTTGCTGTGTTCACAGAGGGTCTTGAGGGTCTGTGTAAACGGAAAGATCTTGGCGATGgggcataaatttgggcaccacaaaaaaagaaatgaaatcaatatttagtagatctgccttttgcagaaattacagcctctaaacgcttcctgtaggttccaatgagagtctgcattgtggttgaaggtattttggaccattcctctttacaaaacatctctagttcattcgagcatggacagctctctttaactcacaccacagattttcaataatTTTCAGGTCTGGGGGCTGAGATGGCCATTCCAGAACGTTGTACTTGTTCCTGTGCGTGAATGCCTTAGTGGACTTCGAGCAGTGTTTCGGGTCGTTGTCTGTTGAAACACCCAGCCCCggcgcagcttcagctttgttttattttattttattattattagtcctttatttatccacgtaaaaaatctcattgagattaaaaatctcattttcaacagagacctggcatcatggcagCAAAAGTCAAAATACACATACCACATAAGTATATAACATTGATTCCTGGACattggtctccagaatctgctgatactgagtggaatccatgtgtcctcaactttgacaagattccagtccctgcactggccacacagcccacagcatgatggaaccaccaccatattttactgtaggtagcaggtgtttttcttgaaatgctgtgttctttttcctccatgcataacgcccttgttatgcccaaataactcaattttcgtttcatcagtccacagcaccttattccagaatgaagctggcttgtccaaatgtgctttagcatacctcaagcggctctgtttgtgctgtggcggagaaaggcttcctctgcatcactctcgCATACAGCACCTTGTGTAAAGTGCGCCGAATGGTTGAcgatgcacagtgactccatctgctgcagatgatgttgtaggtctttggtgACAAGGACCCTGTGGAGCGAGGCGTCCTCACCTCTCCACACACAGGTGGAATACACGAAGACCAGCAGGCCATGCTTAAGGTACGGTTTGAGGCAGGATAGAGAAAGGCTGGATGTAACACGCTTgttacaagacttaaaaacagtttctaccatcaaggcatacgacacctcaaccacaacacttaaacacacacacactccacaggatgcactcagaagctaccctgcagcttcacaagcaCACTGTATAATCTGCTCTGGTCACTTCCCTTTATTGGTATTTatattgaaaaaagaaaagtgcagaTCCTCCTCAATCTGTGTACATACGCCGCCTCTAAACCCCCGATCGTGCCAGTGTCAGTTAGTGAGTCAGTAAAATACTCATCCATTTGTGTTAACATAAAAACTGCAGACTAACTAGAGACAAACAAGCGAGGATCGCTTCATATctcagcagtttaaaaaaataaataaaacccaaTTGTTCCTGCAGGAGTAGATTTGGGccctttttgctttttcatcCCAAGGAGTAAAAACAGGGTTacaaggagagaggaggaggactaGGAGGATGAAAACGAACTAGAGAGAGAACTTGATTTGTACATGCGGTCTGTTCTGGGATCAGTGTGGTAGTTAACCCTCATATAACACattcctctctgctcctctagCTTGCTCTAACTCtcatttatttcttcattttttaaccTTATTTTGCACATTAACACATATCTATAGCAAGGACAGAGACACAGCCACATATGTTGAGTCCAGGATTGTATTTGAGCATCAGGAACAAATGATAAGAGCACATATCAGGAGTACACTGGATAGCTGTTTCTCAAAGGGTTTAATAGAAGTTAAAGGACTACATATTCAAAGGTCCTATTTCTGATACTACCCCATGAAAATATTTGCTCTGTGTACCCTGCTGCAGCTGCTACATTTGGCTCCAGATTCACTTTTTGGTGCCTACGCCTCTCGAGATGTGTTCATGTAGACAGGCATTAAAAAACTCTGGTCAACCAACCAGCAGTATGCCTGCTGTGTTGTATGAAATGCGTGGAAGGAGAGGAACCGACTGTCTGTTACAtatagatataaaacaaagctcTGACGTGACCTCGGGTCAGCCAGTCTGACggtcagagaaacagaaatGTGCTGGATTGTGGATCTCTGAGCTGCACATCAAAGATGCACCTATGCACAGATCAAATCTCAAAAGTGCAATGTACCTCATATACATGTTGATGCGAAGCGCTGCCACTTCttttgcagaggtgtttttattttggattgtgtatttattgtttgcagtgtatatacatatatatatattagtttgCAGCTCTTTGCGCATATTAATAAAAGGTTCAACTAACTGATCATTTAAAGTCTGTGCGGTTTAGTTGTTCCACTCATATTAAACCAAATGATGGTGTGGCGGCCTGTTCTAGTGTGAACTAAAAGAGGGTTTGAATGtaagagagaggggggaaggAAAAGGAGACCTAATGTAACCCTGCACCCCGACTGAGGAGGTGAGTTACATTAGTGCTTCCTCTTTATTAGAAAGCAGTTTGAGTGAATTAGaagtctgttgtttttttgttttttgttttttttggggggaggaTAACTACTCATTAGTCATGCTAGGCATCCATCTGAACTCAAAATCTGTAACAAAATAAAGGTGTATTTTAACTCATTTTAATTCTTTCTAATATCAGGGATATAGGACTATACAAAGTAGCTTGTGACATCTAAAACGACAGCACACTTAATGTGTCTTTCTTCACCTCatcacttttttctgtgtttgtttttccgtTGATGCCTTTCAAACGAAACTAGCCATGATATTTTCCCCTCTGACAATTAATATCAGTTAACCCCGCCCTTTCAGATTTGTTCAccaaagaaaaggagaaaaaaacccgTCATTAACACTGCACATTATTTGTCAGACCGGTTTCATTTTCATACTTTGTAAATATCTATATTGTATGGAGCTtgagatcaaatgtaaatatgctTACTGTATTTGTAATAATTATATCCATTCGCTGTATAGCATAGATGTGTCATGCAGATATCCTAATTCTGTGTATGGTAATCTTGCACCATTGAACTGTTAGTGAATGACACAACAATAAAAGTGCAAACGTGCATTAGCAGTTGAAGTGCTGCCTGCTTATTTCCTGCTTTATGTGAGCTTCTGCTGTAGTTTATGTGCTTTTAGTCCAAGAAACCACCTTTTACTCTGGCGCACAATAAGATCTTCTGATGTTTGGTGTCATC is part of the Oreochromis niloticus isolate F11D_XX unplaced genomic scaffold, O_niloticus_UMD_NMBU tig00007554_pilon, whole genome shotgun sequence genome and harbors:
- the LOC109198796 gene encoding glutathione synthetase-like, whose amino-acid sequence is MWGFPVDSSTRGFKEVEVAVCPHGLMCLLCHFHFRDSKQVAVVYFRNGYMPDNYTSEQSWDARLLMERCRAVKSPDISAHLAGTKKVQQVLARPGVLERFFPDQPQAVQQIRATFADLY